The Paenibacillus tianjinensis genome has a window encoding:
- a CDS encoding aminotransferase class I/II-fold pyridoxal phosphate-dependent enzyme translates to MNILEPGRAPIYEMLEQYRLKGNISYHVPGHKNGEAYSGAEGAGYLDEIMRYDVTEITGTDDLHHPEGVIREAQQLAADCFGAEESFLLVGGSTAGNLALILTVCPEPGMVLILQRNVHKSVIHGLMLAGVRAVFLEPQLDADSGLAVAPAAEAVQAALAAYPEAAAVLVTMPNYYGMGTDLAPLACICHDSGVPLLVDEAHGAHYGLHPALPAGALACGADGVVQSTHKMLPALTMGAMLHVQGPRLNRALLRQRLAMVQSSSPSYPVMASLDLARRLVHLGGAGAFTAGLAAVDVLKRGLASLPRFGLLQPAQPLQPHGGAGTAAGMDTLPAEAAAYTTQDPFKAVIYDAAGVLGGFELQRRLEEKGIVPEMSDDRHVVLAFSLGSKAEDTFTLLAALREIDAEMAAAALSNLREAAEPFSSPSSFNRAEENQSPSAEVSTWNNSIQALISQPVAFSLKPVTASETESIHLEYSVGRVAAEMVIPYPPGIPLLYPGEVISEAACRRLSALRQGGAKFQACTDPALRRIVVYNNKKGGEV, encoded by the coding sequence ATGAACATTTTAGAGCCTGGCAGGGCACCGATATATGAGATGCTGGAACAATATAGACTTAAGGGTAATATATCTTATCACGTGCCTGGCCACAAGAACGGTGAGGCCTATAGCGGAGCTGAAGGGGCAGGATATTTGGATGAGATCATGAGGTACGACGTAACGGAAATTACCGGAACGGATGATCTTCACCACCCGGAAGGGGTCATTAGGGAGGCGCAGCAGCTGGCTGCGGATTGTTTTGGGGCGGAGGAAAGCTTTTTGCTGGTCGGCGGAAGTACCGCCGGCAATCTGGCACTTATCTTAACCGTTTGCCCGGAACCCGGGATGGTTCTGATTCTGCAGCGTAATGTCCATAAGTCGGTGATTCACGGCTTAATGCTGGCTGGCGTGCGGGCAGTCTTCCTCGAACCGCAGCTGGATGCGGACAGCGGCCTCGCGGTCGCTCCGGCGGCTGAAGCGGTGCAGGCTGCACTTGCAGCCTACCCGGAGGCCGCCGCCGTGCTGGTCACCATGCCGAATTACTACGGCATGGGCACAGACCTGGCGCCCCTCGCGTGCATCTGTCACGACAGCGGCGTTCCGCTGCTGGTTGACGAGGCGCACGGGGCGCATTACGGGCTGCACCCGGCGCTGCCGGCCGGGGCGCTTGCCTGCGGCGCGGACGGCGTGGTGCAGTCCACGCACAAGATGCTGCCGGCGCTGACGATGGGCGCCATGCTGCATGTGCAGGGGCCGCGCCTTAACCGCGCCTTGCTGCGGCAGCGGCTGGCCATGGTGCAGAGCTCCAGCCCATCCTACCCGGTGATGGCTTCGCTCGACCTGGCCCGGCGGCTGGTGCACCTGGGCGGCGCCGGCGCCTTCACGGCGGGGCTCGCCGCCGTGGACGTGCTGAAGCGCGGCTTAGCTTCGCTGCCGCGCTTCGGGCTGCTGCAGCCGGCTCAGCCGCTGCAGCCTCACGGCGGCGCTGGCACAGCCGCCGGAATGGACACGCTGCCGGCAGAAGCGGCGGCGTACACTACCCAGGACCCCTTCAAGGCGGTCATTTATGACGCCGCCGGGGTCCTGGGGGGCTTCGAGCTGCAGCGCAGGCTCGAAGAGAAGGGCATTGTGCCGGAGATGAGCGACGACCGGCACGTAGTGCTTGCCTTCAGCCTCGGCTCGAAGGCGGAGGATACATTCACGCTGCTGGCCGCGCTGCGGGAAATAGACGCCGAAATGGCGGCTGCTGCCCTTTCTAATCTAAGGGAGGCGGCTGAACCGTTCTCCAGCCCCTCATCCTTCAATAGGGCAGAGGAAAATCAATCTCCATCCGCTGAAGTTTCCACGTGGAACAATTCTATTCAAGCACTTATTTCACAGCCGGTGGCGTTTTCCCTGAAGCCGGTGACAGCAAGTGAAACCGAAAGCATACACCTCGAATACAGTGTAGGGAGAGTAGCGGCAGAGATGGTAATCCCTTATCCGCCTGGCATTCCGCTCTTGTATCCGGGAGAAGTCATAAGCGAAGCAGCATGCAGAAGGCTGTCAGCGCTCCGTCAGGGAGGGGCTAAGTTTCAGGCCTGCACAGACCCCGCCTTACGGCGTATAGTGGTTTACAACAATAAGAAGGGCGGAGAAGTATAA
- a CDS encoding sigma factor G inhibitor Gin produces the protein MEQQTGQSCIICGQMKEEGIVIVSHFICEDCESEMVRTDAEDIKYRFFIGRMKKIGLQKNA, from the coding sequence ATGGAACAGCAAACCGGACAGTCCTGCATTATTTGCGGGCAGATGAAAGAAGAAGGTATTGTTATTGTCTCGCATTTCATTTGTGAAGATTGCGAGAGCGAAATGGTGCGTACGGATGCTGAGGACATCAAGTACCGTTTTTTCATTGGCCGGATGAAGAAAATCGGACTCCAAAAGAACGCCTGA